Proteins from a genomic interval of Xylocopa sonorina isolate GNS202 chromosome 6, iyXylSono1_principal, whole genome shotgun sequence:
- the Asap gene encoding arfGAP domain of ASAP isoform X5 has protein sequence MLRVLTLKDRIGMPTLDFDRDGLTKLKKAIKAIYNSGNAHVDNEVYLGRALERLGNAALKEQEPDIGAAFLKFAVVTKELSALMKTLMQNINNIVMFPLDSVLKGDLRGVKGDLKRPFEKAWKDYEAKYAKIEKEKKQHAKEAGLIRTEVTPAEIADEMEKERRLFQLQMCEYLIKVNEIKTKKGIELLQHLVEYYHAQTNYFQDGLKTIEHFGSYVADLSVKLQKIRQTQDEERRRLTELRNLLRSSGCDKELNVNANAGYSLHQLQGDKQHGVTRSGHLLKKSEGKMRRVWQKRRCAVQAEGYLDICHADENKPPTRVNLLTCQIKPVPDDKRGFDLISYNRTYHFQAEDETDQRAWMSVLVNCRERALLRAFDASGKAEAGSGNPSLVELQQAVIRCVMRLPGNDQCCDCSSQNDATWLSTNFGIIVCIECSGIHRDLGVHISRIQSLMLDNVGTAQLLLARYMTNQAFNEVMEATLHHSHKPTPTSTMEERYDFIRAKYMDKRYVMNTCADERDLLSDLEHAVNNRDLQQLLQVYAENVDLAAPLPTSDLGETALHLAILREMGNSLHIIDFLVQNMSTGGIDRTTVDGETALHLCARHDRAEAMKLLLRSGADPTNRNKQDKTPFDIAQEMGHHTCKELLSHALQRQKTLFDNVNIDWNLSHDEGSTDFSDDETIIEDRNGCLTPEKKSRSRPPSYVGGGGSGGGTGSGDSPVTLRSRSSTCDSLQSGSSPSSSTNRQQMPPPPPPQSRKPVAVPAPMAPDISVNIHGSLKKRVAPPPPPAGSTGGIPSPHYGTLPSSASLAASTHSRTTSEPILAGHSLHTLPHALNTLNSQHHKRSPSGDSSTGHGPDKVNSSTLQRPRNPPPPAPSGINTSRLSNGRSSESLSSMCSDHGLGNPVPPPRKRRDRARLESYAEEPSSLLPNLNLPTSSTLSGLRRCRALYDCEADNEDELSFREGEVIIVTNEQTDDDNWMEGALERAPERRGMFPISFVHMLQD, from the exons ATGTTGCGTGTGCTTACCCTCAAAGACCGTATAGGAATGCCG ACGCTGGACTTCGACAGAGATGGCCTGACGAAGCTGAAAAAAGCGATCAAAGCTATCTACAACTCTGGAAACG CCCATGTCGACAATGAAGTGTACCTTGGGAGAGCACTGGAAAGGCTAGGCAATGCCGCTCTGAAAGAACAGGAACCGGATATCGGCGCTGCTTTCTTGAAGTTTGCGGTCGTCACGAAGGAATTGAGTGCTCTGATGAAGACCCTG ATGCAGAACATCAACAACATCGTGATGTTCCCCCTGGACTCGGTGCTGAAGGGGGACCTGCGCGGTGTGAAAGGTGACTTGAAGAGGCCGTTCGAGAAGGCGTGGAAGGATTACGAGGCTAAATACGCGAAAATCGAGAAGGAAAAGAAGCAGCACGCAAAAGAGGCTGGCCTCATTCGAACGGAAGTGACGCCGGCCGAGATCGCCGACGAGATGGAGAAGGAGAGAAGATTGTTTCAATTGCAAATGTGCGAG TATCTCATAAAAGTGAACGAGATTAAAACCAAGAAAGGAATTGAATTACTTCAGCATCTAGTCGAGTATTATCACGCGCAAACCAA TTACTTTCAAGACGGCCTAAAAACCATTGAACACTTTGGTTCGTACGTAGCAGATCTTAGCGTTAAATTGCAAAAGATCAGGCAAACGCAAGACGAGGAAAGAAGGCGGCTAACAGAACTGAGAAATCTTCTTAGAAGCTCTGGTTGCGATAAAGAG ttgaacgtaaatgcgaatgcAGGCTATTCGCTTCACCAGCTTCAGGGAGACAAACAACATGGTGTTACTAGATCCGGTCATCTTTTAAAGAAAAGCGAGGGCAAGATGAGGAGAGTTTGGCAGAAGAGACGTTGCGCTGTTCAAGCCGAGGGATATCTGGATATCTGTCACGCGGACGAAAATAAACCGCCAACGAGAGTGAATCTATTAACCTGTCAAATCAAGCCAGTACCGGATGACAAACGGGGCTTCGATCTCATTAGCT ACAACAGAACGTATCACTTTCAAGCCGAGGACGAGACAGATCAACGGGCGTGGATGTCCGTTTTGGTAAACTGTAGAGAACGTGCCTTGCTTCGAGCATTCGACGCTAGCGGCAAAGCAGAAGCTGGCAGCGGAAATCCAAGTTTAGTCGAACTTCAACAAGCTGTAATACGGTGTGTCATGAGGTTACCTGGAAACGATCAATGCTGCGACTGCTCCTCCCAAAATG ATGCTACATGGCTATCTACGAATTTTGGCATAATCGTATGCATAGAATGCAGTGGGATTCACCGTGATCTTGGAGTACACATATCTAGAATACAGTCACTGATGTTGGATAACGTAGGCACTGCTCAGCTCCTTCTTGCACGATACATGACTAATCAGGCGTTTAATGAAGTGATGGAAGCTACTTTACATCATAGTCATAAACCAACACCAACTTCGACGAT GGAAGAAAGATATGATTTTATAAGAGCTAAATACATGGACAAAAGGTATGTGATGAACACTTGTGCGGATGAACGAGACCTTCTTTCTGACTTGGAACACGCCGTTAATAATCGTGACCTGCAACAATTACTGCAAGTTTACGCTGAAAATGTCGATCTGGCAGCACCATTGCCTACATCG GATCTTGGCGAGACAGCTCTGCATTTAGCGATTTTACGCGAAATGGGAAATAGCCTGCACATTATAGACTTTCTAGTGCAGAACATGTCGACGGGTGGTATAGACCGAACCACTGTCGATGGAGAGACAGCATTGCATCTTTGCGCCAGGCACGATAGAGCAGAGGCAAtgaaactattgctacggtcaGGTGCCGATCCAACAAATCGAAATAAGCAGGATAAAACTCCGTTTGACATTGCACAGGAAATGGGGCACCATACTTGTAAAGAACTG TTGAGTCACGCTCTACAGAGACAGAAAACATTGTTCGACAACGTTAATATCGATTGGAATCTCTCACACGACGAAGGATCTACTGACTTCTCTGATGATGAAACGATAATAGAAGACAGA AATGGGTGTTTAACACCCGAGAAGAAATCTCGCAGTAGACCACCTTCCTACGTGGGTGGCGGTGGTAGTGGTGGTGGTACCGGCTCAGGGGACTCACCAGTGACTCTACGCAGTCGAAGTAGTACTTGCGACAGCCTACAAAGTGGCTCCTCTCCAAGTTCCTCAACGAATAGACAACAAAtgccaccaccaccgccacctcAGTCAAGAAAACCTGTTGCTG TACCTGCCCCAATGGCGCCAGATATATCAGTCAATATTCACGGGTCGTTGAAGAAGCGCGTAgcaccgccaccaccaccgGCCGGAAGTACAGGTGGTATACCCTCCCCTCATTACGGTACACTACCTTCGTCCGCGTCCTTAGCAGCGTCGACGCATAGCCGTACAACGAGCGAACCGATCTTAGCTGGGCATTCTTTACATACCCTACCACATGCGTTAAATACATTAAACAGTCAACACCACAAAAGATCGCCCAGTGGAGATTCTTCAACGGGACACG GTCCGGACAAAGTAAACAGCTCCACGCTTCAGAGACCTAGGAATCCTCCGCCACCAGCTCCATCTGGTATCAACACATCGAGATTAAGCAACGGGCGTAGCAGTGAGTCGTTAAGCTCCATGTGTTCGGATCACGGTTTGGGTAATCCTGTTCCTCCTCCGCGCAAG CGAAGGGACCGGGCCAGGCTAGAGAGCTACGCCGAGGAGCCTTCATCTTTGCTCCCAAATCTGAATCTG CCAACTTCGTCGACCTTAAGTGGTTTACGACGTTGTCGAGCCTTGTACGACTGTGAAGCGGACAATGAGGACGAACTCTCGTTCAGAGAAGGCGAGGTAATCATCGTAACCAACGAGCAAACCGATGACGATAACTGGATGGAGGGAGCCCTCGAACGCGCGCCTGAAAGAAGAGGCATGTTCCCCATTAGTTTTGTACACATGCTACAAGATTAA
- the Asap gene encoding arfGAP domain of ASAP isoform X4 yields MPGLIAVSEFIEETREDYNSPTTSTFVSRMPQCRQTITSLEETLDFDRDGLTKLKKAIKAIYNSGNAHVDNEVYLGRALERLGNAALKEQEPDIGAAFLKFAVVTKELSALMKTLMQNINNIVMFPLDSVLKGDLRGVKGDLKRPFEKAWKDYEAKYAKIEKEKKQHAKEAGLIRTEVTPAEIADEMEKERRLFQLQMCEYLIKVNEIKTKKGIELLQHLVEYYHAQTNYFQDGLKTIEHFGSYVADLSVKLQKIRQTQDEERRRLTELRNLLRSSGCDKELNVNANAGYSLHQLQGDKQHGVTRSGHLLKKSEGKMRRVWQKRRCAVQAEGYLDICHADENKPPTRVNLLTCQIKPVPDDKRGFDLISYNRTYHFQAEDETDQRAWMSVLVNCRERALLRAFDASGKAEAGSGNPSLVELQQAVIRCVMRLPGNDQCCDCSSQNDATWLSTNFGIIVCIECSGIHRDLGVHISRIQSLMLDNVGTAQLLLARYMTNQAFNEVMEATLHHSHKPTPTSTMEERYDFIRAKYMDKRYVMNTCADERDLLSDLEHAVNNRDLQQLLQVYAENVDLAAPLPTSDLGETALHLAILREMGNSLHIIDFLVQNMSTGGIDRTTVDGETALHLCARHDRAEAMKLLLRSGADPTNRNKQDKTPFDIAQEMGHHTCKELLSHALQRQKTLFDNVNIDWNLSHDEGSTDFSDDETIIEDRNGCLTPEKKSRSRPPSYVGGGGSGGGTGSGDSPVTLRSRSSTCDSLQSGSSPSSSTNRQQMPPPPPPQSRKPVAVPAPMAPDISVNIHGSLKKRVAPPPPPAGSTGGIPSPHYGTLPSSASLAASTHSRTTSEPILAGHSLHTLPHALNTLNSQHHKRSPSGDSSTGHGAFENSRNILYELPPSSGPDKVNSSTLQRPRNPPPPAPSGINTSRLSNGRSSESLSSMCSDHGLGNPVPPPRKFIRRDKKRNDPLKKTSNWNKMLYAMCWCPTRDSPKIIAPLMHDISTSQLRRP; encoded by the exons ACGCTGGACTTCGACAGAGATGGCCTGACGAAGCTGAAAAAAGCGATCAAAGCTATCTACAACTCTGGAAACG CCCATGTCGACAATGAAGTGTACCTTGGGAGAGCACTGGAAAGGCTAGGCAATGCCGCTCTGAAAGAACAGGAACCGGATATCGGCGCTGCTTTCTTGAAGTTTGCGGTCGTCACGAAGGAATTGAGTGCTCTGATGAAGACCCTG ATGCAGAACATCAACAACATCGTGATGTTCCCCCTGGACTCGGTGCTGAAGGGGGACCTGCGCGGTGTGAAAGGTGACTTGAAGAGGCCGTTCGAGAAGGCGTGGAAGGATTACGAGGCTAAATACGCGAAAATCGAGAAGGAAAAGAAGCAGCACGCAAAAGAGGCTGGCCTCATTCGAACGGAAGTGACGCCGGCCGAGATCGCCGACGAGATGGAGAAGGAGAGAAGATTGTTTCAATTGCAAATGTGCGAG TATCTCATAAAAGTGAACGAGATTAAAACCAAGAAAGGAATTGAATTACTTCAGCATCTAGTCGAGTATTATCACGCGCAAACCAA TTACTTTCAAGACGGCCTAAAAACCATTGAACACTTTGGTTCGTACGTAGCAGATCTTAGCGTTAAATTGCAAAAGATCAGGCAAACGCAAGACGAGGAAAGAAGGCGGCTAACAGAACTGAGAAATCTTCTTAGAAGCTCTGGTTGCGATAAAGAG ttgaacgtaaatgcgaatgcAGGCTATTCGCTTCACCAGCTTCAGGGAGACAAACAACATGGTGTTACTAGATCCGGTCATCTTTTAAAGAAAAGCGAGGGCAAGATGAGGAGAGTTTGGCAGAAGAGACGTTGCGCTGTTCAAGCCGAGGGATATCTGGATATCTGTCACGCGGACGAAAATAAACCGCCAACGAGAGTGAATCTATTAACCTGTCAAATCAAGCCAGTACCGGATGACAAACGGGGCTTCGATCTCATTAGCT ACAACAGAACGTATCACTTTCAAGCCGAGGACGAGACAGATCAACGGGCGTGGATGTCCGTTTTGGTAAACTGTAGAGAACGTGCCTTGCTTCGAGCATTCGACGCTAGCGGCAAAGCAGAAGCTGGCAGCGGAAATCCAAGTTTAGTCGAACTTCAACAAGCTGTAATACGGTGTGTCATGAGGTTACCTGGAAACGATCAATGCTGCGACTGCTCCTCCCAAAATG ATGCTACATGGCTATCTACGAATTTTGGCATAATCGTATGCATAGAATGCAGTGGGATTCACCGTGATCTTGGAGTACACATATCTAGAATACAGTCACTGATGTTGGATAACGTAGGCACTGCTCAGCTCCTTCTTGCACGATACATGACTAATCAGGCGTTTAATGAAGTGATGGAAGCTACTTTACATCATAGTCATAAACCAACACCAACTTCGACGAT GGAAGAAAGATATGATTTTATAAGAGCTAAATACATGGACAAAAGGTATGTGATGAACACTTGTGCGGATGAACGAGACCTTCTTTCTGACTTGGAACACGCCGTTAATAATCGTGACCTGCAACAATTACTGCAAGTTTACGCTGAAAATGTCGATCTGGCAGCACCATTGCCTACATCG GATCTTGGCGAGACAGCTCTGCATTTAGCGATTTTACGCGAAATGGGAAATAGCCTGCACATTATAGACTTTCTAGTGCAGAACATGTCGACGGGTGGTATAGACCGAACCACTGTCGATGGAGAGACAGCATTGCATCTTTGCGCCAGGCACGATAGAGCAGAGGCAAtgaaactattgctacggtcaGGTGCCGATCCAACAAATCGAAATAAGCAGGATAAAACTCCGTTTGACATTGCACAGGAAATGGGGCACCATACTTGTAAAGAACTG TTGAGTCACGCTCTACAGAGACAGAAAACATTGTTCGACAACGTTAATATCGATTGGAATCTCTCACACGACGAAGGATCTACTGACTTCTCTGATGATGAAACGATAATAGAAGACAGA AATGGGTGTTTAACACCCGAGAAGAAATCTCGCAGTAGACCACCTTCCTACGTGGGTGGCGGTGGTAGTGGTGGTGGTACCGGCTCAGGGGACTCACCAGTGACTCTACGCAGTCGAAGTAGTACTTGCGACAGCCTACAAAGTGGCTCCTCTCCAAGTTCCTCAACGAATAGACAACAAAtgccaccaccaccgccacctcAGTCAAGAAAACCTGTTGCTG TACCTGCCCCAATGGCGCCAGATATATCAGTCAATATTCACGGGTCGTTGAAGAAGCGCGTAgcaccgccaccaccaccgGCCGGAAGTACAGGTGGTATACCCTCCCCTCATTACGGTACACTACCTTCGTCCGCGTCCTTAGCAGCGTCGACGCATAGCCGTACAACGAGCGAACCGATCTTAGCTGGGCATTCTTTACATACCCTACCACATGCGTTAAATACATTAAACAGTCAACACCACAAAAGATCGCCCAGTGGAGATTCTTCAACGGGACACGGTGCGTTTGAAAATTCACGCAATATCCTCTACGAACTGCCGCCTAGTTCGG GTCCGGACAAAGTAAACAGCTCCACGCTTCAGAGACCTAGGAATCCTCCGCCACCAGCTCCATCTGGTATCAACACATCGAGATTAAGCAACGGGCGTAGCAGTGAGTCGTTAAGCTCCATGTGTTCGGATCACGGTTTGGGTAATCCTGTTCCTCCTCCGCGCAAG TTTATCCGTAGAGATAAAAAGAGAAATGATCCTCTTAAGAAAACAAGTAATTGGAACAAAATGCTGTACGCAATGTGTTGGTGTCCAACAAGAGATTCTCCAAAAATTATAGCTCCTCTCATGCATGACATCTCTACTAG CCAACTTCGTCGACCTTAA
- the Asap gene encoding arfGAP domain of ASAP isoform X3 codes for MLRVLTLKDRIGMPTLDFDRDGLTKLKKAIKAIYNSGNAHVDNEVYLGRALERLGNAALKEQEPDIGAAFLKFAVVTKELSALMKTLMQNINNIVMFPLDSVLKGDLRGVKGDLKRPFEKAWKDYEAKYAKIEKEKKQHAKEAGLIRTEVTPAEIADEMEKERRLFQLQMCEYLIKVNEIKTKKGIELLQHLVEYYHAQTNYFQDGLKTIEHFGSYVADLSVKLQKIRQTQDEERRRLTELRNLLRSSGCDKELNVNANAGYSLHQLQGDKQHGVTRSGHLLKKSEGKMRRVWQKRRCAVQAEGYLDICHADENKPPTRVNLLTCQIKPVPDDKRGFDLISYNRTYHFQAEDETDQRAWMSVLVNCRERALLRAFDASGKAEAGSGNPSLVELQQAVIRCVMRLPGNDQCCDCSSQNDATWLSTNFGIIVCIECSGIHRDLGVHISRIQSLMLDNVGTAQLLLARYMTNQAFNEVMEATLHHSHKPTPTSTMEERYDFIRAKYMDKRYVMNTCADERDLLSDLEHAVNNRDLQQLLQVYAENVDLAAPLPTSDLGETALHLAILREMGNSLHIIDFLVQNMSTGGIDRTTVDGETALHLCARHDRAEAMKLLLRSGADPTNRNKQDKTPFDIAQEMGHHTCKELLSHALQRQKTLFDNVNIDWNLSHDEGSTDFSDDETIIEDRNGCLTPEKKSRSRPPSYVGGGGSGGGTGSGDSPVTLRSRSSTCDSLQSGSSPSSSTNRQQMPPPPPPQSRKPVAVPAPMAPDISVNIHGSLKKRVAPPPPPAGSTGGIPSPHYGTLPSSASLAASTHSRTTSEPILAGHSLHTLPHALNTLNSQHHKRSPSGDSSTGHGAFENSRNILYELPPSSGPDKVNSSTLQRPRNPPPPAPSGINTSRLSNGRSSESLSSMCSDHGLGNPVPPPRKRRDRARLESYAEEPSSLLPNLNLPTSSTLSGLRRCRALYDCEADNEDELSFREGEVIIVTNEQTDDDNWMEGALERAPERRGMFPISFVHMLQD; via the exons ATGTTGCGTGTGCTTACCCTCAAAGACCGTATAGGAATGCCG ACGCTGGACTTCGACAGAGATGGCCTGACGAAGCTGAAAAAAGCGATCAAAGCTATCTACAACTCTGGAAACG CCCATGTCGACAATGAAGTGTACCTTGGGAGAGCACTGGAAAGGCTAGGCAATGCCGCTCTGAAAGAACAGGAACCGGATATCGGCGCTGCTTTCTTGAAGTTTGCGGTCGTCACGAAGGAATTGAGTGCTCTGATGAAGACCCTG ATGCAGAACATCAACAACATCGTGATGTTCCCCCTGGACTCGGTGCTGAAGGGGGACCTGCGCGGTGTGAAAGGTGACTTGAAGAGGCCGTTCGAGAAGGCGTGGAAGGATTACGAGGCTAAATACGCGAAAATCGAGAAGGAAAAGAAGCAGCACGCAAAAGAGGCTGGCCTCATTCGAACGGAAGTGACGCCGGCCGAGATCGCCGACGAGATGGAGAAGGAGAGAAGATTGTTTCAATTGCAAATGTGCGAG TATCTCATAAAAGTGAACGAGATTAAAACCAAGAAAGGAATTGAATTACTTCAGCATCTAGTCGAGTATTATCACGCGCAAACCAA TTACTTTCAAGACGGCCTAAAAACCATTGAACACTTTGGTTCGTACGTAGCAGATCTTAGCGTTAAATTGCAAAAGATCAGGCAAACGCAAGACGAGGAAAGAAGGCGGCTAACAGAACTGAGAAATCTTCTTAGAAGCTCTGGTTGCGATAAAGAG ttgaacgtaaatgcgaatgcAGGCTATTCGCTTCACCAGCTTCAGGGAGACAAACAACATGGTGTTACTAGATCCGGTCATCTTTTAAAGAAAAGCGAGGGCAAGATGAGGAGAGTTTGGCAGAAGAGACGTTGCGCTGTTCAAGCCGAGGGATATCTGGATATCTGTCACGCGGACGAAAATAAACCGCCAACGAGAGTGAATCTATTAACCTGTCAAATCAAGCCAGTACCGGATGACAAACGGGGCTTCGATCTCATTAGCT ACAACAGAACGTATCACTTTCAAGCCGAGGACGAGACAGATCAACGGGCGTGGATGTCCGTTTTGGTAAACTGTAGAGAACGTGCCTTGCTTCGAGCATTCGACGCTAGCGGCAAAGCAGAAGCTGGCAGCGGAAATCCAAGTTTAGTCGAACTTCAACAAGCTGTAATACGGTGTGTCATGAGGTTACCTGGAAACGATCAATGCTGCGACTGCTCCTCCCAAAATG ATGCTACATGGCTATCTACGAATTTTGGCATAATCGTATGCATAGAATGCAGTGGGATTCACCGTGATCTTGGAGTACACATATCTAGAATACAGTCACTGATGTTGGATAACGTAGGCACTGCTCAGCTCCTTCTTGCACGATACATGACTAATCAGGCGTTTAATGAAGTGATGGAAGCTACTTTACATCATAGTCATAAACCAACACCAACTTCGACGAT GGAAGAAAGATATGATTTTATAAGAGCTAAATACATGGACAAAAGGTATGTGATGAACACTTGTGCGGATGAACGAGACCTTCTTTCTGACTTGGAACACGCCGTTAATAATCGTGACCTGCAACAATTACTGCAAGTTTACGCTGAAAATGTCGATCTGGCAGCACCATTGCCTACATCG GATCTTGGCGAGACAGCTCTGCATTTAGCGATTTTACGCGAAATGGGAAATAGCCTGCACATTATAGACTTTCTAGTGCAGAACATGTCGACGGGTGGTATAGACCGAACCACTGTCGATGGAGAGACAGCATTGCATCTTTGCGCCAGGCACGATAGAGCAGAGGCAAtgaaactattgctacggtcaGGTGCCGATCCAACAAATCGAAATAAGCAGGATAAAACTCCGTTTGACATTGCACAGGAAATGGGGCACCATACTTGTAAAGAACTG TTGAGTCACGCTCTACAGAGACAGAAAACATTGTTCGACAACGTTAATATCGATTGGAATCTCTCACACGACGAAGGATCTACTGACTTCTCTGATGATGAAACGATAATAGAAGACAGA AATGGGTGTTTAACACCCGAGAAGAAATCTCGCAGTAGACCACCTTCCTACGTGGGTGGCGGTGGTAGTGGTGGTGGTACCGGCTCAGGGGACTCACCAGTGACTCTACGCAGTCGAAGTAGTACTTGCGACAGCCTACAAAGTGGCTCCTCTCCAAGTTCCTCAACGAATAGACAACAAAtgccaccaccaccgccacctcAGTCAAGAAAACCTGTTGCTG TACCTGCCCCAATGGCGCCAGATATATCAGTCAATATTCACGGGTCGTTGAAGAAGCGCGTAgcaccgccaccaccaccgGCCGGAAGTACAGGTGGTATACCCTCCCCTCATTACGGTACACTACCTTCGTCCGCGTCCTTAGCAGCGTCGACGCATAGCCGTACAACGAGCGAACCGATCTTAGCTGGGCATTCTTTACATACCCTACCACATGCGTTAAATACATTAAACAGTCAACACCACAAAAGATCGCCCAGTGGAGATTCTTCAACGGGACACGGTGCGTTTGAAAATTCACGCAATATCCTCTACGAACTGCCGCCTAGTTCGG GTCCGGACAAAGTAAACAGCTCCACGCTTCAGAGACCTAGGAATCCTCCGCCACCAGCTCCATCTGGTATCAACACATCGAGATTAAGCAACGGGCGTAGCAGTGAGTCGTTAAGCTCCATGTGTTCGGATCACGGTTTGGGTAATCCTGTTCCTCCTCCGCGCAAG CGAAGGGACCGGGCCAGGCTAGAGAGCTACGCCGAGGAGCCTTCATCTTTGCTCCCAAATCTGAATCTG CCAACTTCGTCGACCTTAAGTGGTTTACGACGTTGTCGAGCCTTGTACGACTGTGAAGCGGACAATGAGGACGAACTCTCGTTCAGAGAAGGCGAGGTAATCATCGTAACCAACGAGCAAACCGATGACGATAACTGGATGGAGGGAGCCCTCGAACGCGCGCCTGAAAGAAGAGGCATGTTCCCCATTAGTTTTGTACACATGCTACAAGATTAA